In Gimesia chilikensis, the genomic window AATTAAGCAGCTCTGACAGCGATGTACGTCTGGTGGTCGATGAAGGCGATGATCTGCAACTCGACAGCGAACCCGAACTGGTTGCCGTCGGCGAAGACTCAGACAGCGATGTTCGCCTGACCGACGATTCGGGCATCGACATGAGCAGTGACAGCGATGTGAAGCTCGTCGACGCCGATGCGGAACAGGACGAGGAACTCATGGATCTGGACCTGGGAAGTGACAGCGATGTGAAACTCGTTGCTGACGACTCCAGTCCGATGGGTAGCGAAAGCGACGTCGCCCTGGTAGGCAATGACGACCTGGAACTGGTCAGTGACAGTGATGTCGCTCTGGTTTCAGATCAAGGCGATGATTCTTCCATCCTGGCCGAAGACAGTGGCATCTCTCTGGCGTCGGACAGTGGTATCTCCCTGGCCGGCCCGCTGGACAGTGGAATCTCCCTCGAAGCAGCCGATGAAAGCGGAATCTCACTGGGAGGAGATGATGAGAGTGGCCTTTCTCTGGCCGATGATGAAAGTGGCATCTCACTGGAAGACGATACAGGCAGTGATATCTCGATTACAGCCGATAGTGGAATCTCACTCGAGCCGTTCGATGCCGAAGAGACCAACCCCATGATGGCATCTGGCGCGAGCAAAGATGCGACCATGGAAATTCCCGCGCTGGATGATGACGACGATAGCAGCTTCGACCTGTCTGCCGATGATTCGAACGCGGATACCAGCGTACTGATGCTGGATGATGAAGGCAGTGCCGGTGGATCTTCCGGATCCGTCATTCTGGACTCCGATGAAGATGGTGAATCCGGCATCTTTGATGAAGACGACGACTTCGCCAGCGACGACGGCATGTCAGATGTCTTTGATGAAGACGAAGATGACTTCGATGACATCTACGACGCTGACGACGACGACTTTGACGATTCATTCCAGAGTGGAGAAAGCCACGCCGAGTTTGTAGCACCCGCTTCCTTTGCCGGTGGACGTGGTGGTGCGATGGCCGCTCCCGAACCGGAGTGGGGGGTTGGCACCTTCGTCGCCCTGGGCTTCTCAACAGTGCTGATGTGTCTGTGCGGCGTCATGATGTATGACCTGGTTCGCACGATGTGGCACTACGACGATCCGTCCACATTCAGCTCGGCTCTGCTGGATACTTTCGGCGGCTTGTTCTAAGCTCGCAATCACACATGTGACATACATATACAGACCGCAGGTCACAGTTACCCTGCGGTCTGTTTTTATGCGCAGTTAAAGCTGCAAAGATAAAAACTTCCCCCTTCTCAGGAGATCAATCCGGTCTGGGTGGGAATCAGGTCAGCCAGATCGATATAATCAGATCTGGTAAGTTTCAAATCGCATCATTCGTTTTCAATACTATCTGGTGTCTTTATGCTGAACTGCAAATCGCTGCTCGTCTTTGTTCTCCTCGTTCAATTCTCCATCTCCCCTGCCCTGGCACAGGAACGTCAATTAACATACCGCGATCGACGTCCGCAGGAATACAAGCTCACCGCGCGGGCCAGTGAAATCGATCCCCGCGCCAAGGAACATCCGGAAATCGACTACGTGTTCGAAGCAAAGGGAAAAGTTCAGGACCTGGAACACGCCGTGGTCGATACACGGAAAAAACCACGGGGTAAACTGGTCATCTGGCTGATGGGATATAACAGCCAGCTGTTTGACGGCCTCTCGAAATTAGGTTTTCACGCAATTCAGGTCCATTATGCAAACCGCTGGTTCTCCAAAGTCTGTCGCGAGAATCCGGTTGGCGAGACCTGCCGGGGAAATGTGAGGCTGGAAGCTGCTACCGGCGAGGACTATAGCGATCAGGTTTCCATCCCGAAGCCCGATGGCATGAAAGAGCGGGCCCTGCAGTTCGTAAAATGGCTGGCGAAAAACAATCCCCAGGGAAAGTGGGACTATTACCTGACTCCCGACGGCAAAGATCTGCGCTGGGATGATGTGATCATGGCGGGCAGTTCGCATGGTTCTACCACCGCTGCCCGTTTTGCCAAGCATCAGAAGGTGAGCCGGGTCGTGATGTTCTGTGGTCCCCGCGATCAGTATCAGAACTGGCAGTCTCTCCCTTCAGCAACTCCGACAAACCGCTACTTTGGATTCTCCCATGTGCTGGACGGCGGTTGGACCGGCGACCATTACTGTCGTTCCTGGGAGCTGATTGGCCTCAATGAATACGGACCAATAGTCAACGTTGATCAGTCGAAACCTCCTTATGAAAATACACGGCGGCTGATTACCGACTTCGATGTCAAAAACAATACCCGCCGTGCCCATTCTTCCGTCGTCCCTGGTGGCAGTGCTGGTAAGAATGCGAAGGGCCAGTATATCCATGAAGCGGTCTGGCTGTACCTGTTTACGCATCCGGTCGACAAAGTTGGTAAGCCGGTTCCACTGGATCCGGGATGCGAGAAAAACCAGCGAGACAGCTGAGAGCTGAAACCGTGATTAAGGCCGTTATTTTTGATCTGTATGGGACTCTGCTGGAACTCACGCAGGATCACAGACCTTTTTTACAAGTGGCGAAACACTGTACCTCGCTGAGTGTTCAGGCAGCCATTCACAAAGCACTGGTCAATGACTGCCCCACTCTGGATTCTTATACCAGTCTGCTTCGGTTGAAGACACAGCTCAACCTGGAGCGACTGGAGCAGATCCTTGCTGATGACCTGCTCAAAGTGAGGCTCTTTCCGGATGTGCTCTCTACTTTAGAAAAGCTTCAAAGTCAGCAGGTGAAGACTGCGGTCATCTCCAATTTAGCTACACCTTACATCCGGCCCTTCGAGTCACACAATCTTCGCTCTCACTTTGATGTCGTTCTCTTCTCGTGTGAATGCGGTCTCTCCAAACCAGATCCTGCGATTTATCAACGGGCCATCCAGCAGCTGAATCTGGCTCCTGAAGAAATCCTGATGGTTGGTGACAGCTATGCTTCAGATGTTCTCGGACCTGAGACAGCAGGTATCAAAGGCTTTCATCTCGTGCGTTCGGGTGAAGACAGTTCAGCATCGGCTGTGATCTCTGGTTTGGAGTCACTGTTTGATTTTGTCTGACTGGAACGTCACGATACGAAGCTCAACTCTGAGGTAAACGTCCCC contains:
- a CDS encoding HAD family hydrolase, which produces MREKPARQLRAETVIKAVIFDLYGTLLELTQDHRPFLQVAKHCTSLSVQAAIHKALVNDCPTLDSYTSLLRLKTQLNLERLEQILADDLLKVRLFPDVLSTLEKLQSQQVKTAVISNLATPYIRPFESHNLRSHFDVVLFSCECGLSKPDPAIYQRAIQQLNLAPEEILMVGDSYASDVLGPETAGIKGFHLVRSGEDSSASAVISGLESLFDFV
- a CDS encoding BPSS1187 family protein translates to MLNCKSLLVFVLLVQFSISPALAQERQLTYRDRRPQEYKLTARASEIDPRAKEHPEIDYVFEAKGKVQDLEHAVVDTRKKPRGKLVIWLMGYNSQLFDGLSKLGFHAIQVHYANRWFSKVCRENPVGETCRGNVRLEAATGEDYSDQVSIPKPDGMKERALQFVKWLAKNNPQGKWDYYLTPDGKDLRWDDVIMAGSSHGSTTAARFAKHQKVSRVVMFCGPRDQYQNWQSLPSATPTNRYFGFSHVLDGGWTGDHYCRSWELIGLNEYGPIVNVDQSKPPYENTRRLITDFDVKNNTRRAHSSVVPGGSAGKNAKGQYIHEAVWLYLFTHPVDKVGKPVPLDPGCEKNQRDS